Genomic segment of Geminocystis herdmanii PCC 6308:
CAAAGTGATCCTATTTATAATTATAGTAATAAAAAAGGGTTAGAATTATGGGAAATGGATTGGGAAACCTTGACAAAAACGCCATCTCGCACTACCACTCAACCCTTATTAAGAGAAGAAAGACAACAATTATTAAGGGAAACCATGACAAAAGGTTATATAAAAAATTATCAAGGAATTAGAGTATCTAGTAGTGGTAAAAAATATCTAATTAAAGATATAACTGTGTGGAATTTAACCGATAAAAATGGTAAATTTTGCGGACAAGCGGCGACTTTTTCACAGTGGGAAAAGCTATCTTAATTTATGAAATCTTAATGGAGATGCTAAAATTATTAACAA
This window contains:
- a CDS encoding MEKHLA domain-containing protein, which codes for MIEIWQKPEIIAWTQIILNSYTQLLGEELINRERDELTQSQNLFYADKVVYSHDTQSDPIYNYSNKKGLELWEMDWETLTKTPSRTTTQPLLREERQQLLRETMTKGYIKNYQGIRVSSSGKKYLIKDITVWNLTDKNGKFCGQAATFSQWEKLS